A single window of Labeo rohita strain BAU-BD-2019 chromosome 4, IGBB_LRoh.1.0, whole genome shotgun sequence DNA harbors:
- the LOC127164508 gene encoding NLR family CARD domain-containing protein 3, producing MASVEELLLNSLEKLKEDHLKKFQWHLKNDHECISEYEMENADRLKTVDKMVDCFGPEEAVKNMVCILRKINQKKLAEQLKNKHKKAQTESNTNTSVPVGADAELQNFFKTQKTNMKKKAKYIFEGNKEKDTDLTTVYTELFITEGDMEDVNQEHEILKIDDALKTQKSQDKTIKCEDIFNELKKKNEEKIVLTKGVAGIGKTFSVHKLILDWAEGKTSQDIDCVFLLPFREINMIKNREISFHEFLLRFYPGLKDLEKSQLYTESKLAFIFDGLDESRLPLNFYSRSLNTVDERSSVDVLFTNLVKGNLLPSALVWVTSRPAAASQIPPEYVGLFTEMRGFTDQQKEEYFRKRIRDKTMADKIIKHIKTSRSLYIMCHIPVFCWITATVLQHILIRSSEEKISTTLTEMYIHFLLIQMNMKNQKYDGKKQRQCTKLLQSNRKTIMKLAKLAFEQLKQENIVFYEKDLKKCGINMGKDTEFTGMIAEIFKKENGLYERKVFSFVHLSVQEFLAAVHVFICYLNKNMRELQFFFKDSQTTVRQKRNFFFRSQIVKFHELTKSATDKAMQSKRGHLDLFLRFLMGISLESSQNLLEGLITQTKDTTESIRQTTEYIKQLQNNNITDEAAVNLFYCLLELKDHSLYEEIQSYISSDKHTGRELSSSMCTVLTYVLLMSEKVVDEFSPKTFTSSPADYKRLIPAMRCCRKALLCGCKLTAPSCESLSSALQFSNCVLK from the exons ATGGCATCTGTTGAAGAGCTGCTCCTGAACTCACTGGAGAAACTGAAAGAAGATCATCTGAAGAAGTTTCAGTGGCACTTAAAGAACGATCATGAGTGTATATCAGAGTATGAAATGGAGAATGCAGATAGGTTAAAAACAGTGGATAAGATGGTTGACTGTTTTGGACCAGAAGAAGCTGTGAAGAACATGGTCTGCATCCTGAGAAAGATTAATCAGAAAAAACTGGCTGAACAGCTGAAGAACAAACACAAGAAAG CTCAGACTGAGAGCAATACGAACACATCTGTCCCTGTTGGAGCTGATGCAG agctgcaaaacttctttaaaactcAGAAAACCAACATGAAGAAgaaagcaaaatatatttttgagggCAACAAAGAAAAAGACACAGACCTCACGACTGTTTACACAGAACTGTTCATCACAGAGGGAGATATGGAAGATGTCAATCAGGAACATGAGATTCTGAAGATTGATGATGCTCTAAAGACTCAGAAATCACAGGACAAAACAATCAAATGTGAAGACATATttaatgaactgaaaaaaaagaatgaggAGAAGATTGTCCTGACCAAGGGAGTtgctggcattggaaaaacattttctgtgcaCAAATTAatcctggactgggctgaaggaAAAACCAGTCAGGATATAGactgtgtgtttctgcttccattcAGAGAGATCAACATGATTAAAAACAGAGAGATCAGTTTCCATGAGTTTCTGCTAAGGTTTTATCCTGGATTGAAGGACCTGGAGAAATCACAGTTATATACAGAGTCTAAACTTGCATTTATATTTGATGGACTTGATGAGAGTCGTCTGCCTCTGAATTTTTACAGTAGGTCATTGAACACTGTTGATGAAAGATCATCTGTAGATGTGCTGTTTACGAATCTGGTCAAAGGGAATCTGCTTCCATCAGCTCTGGTCTGGGTGACCTCACGACCAGCAGCAGCCAGTCAGATTCCTCCTGAATATGTAGGTTTGTTCACTGAGATGCGAGGATTCACTGACCAGCAGAAGGAGGAGTACTTCAGAAAGAGAATCAGAGATAAGACTATGGCTGACAAAATCATCAAACACATTAAGACGTCTCGTAGTctctacatcatgtgccacattcCTGTGTTCTGCTGGATCACAGCCACAGTACTTCAGCATATTCTCATCCGGAGCAGTGAAGAGAAAATTAGCACAACACTcactgaaatgtacatccacttcctgctgatACAGATGAACATGAAGAACCAGAAGtatgatggaaaaaaacaaagacaatgtaCAAAGCTCTTACAATCAAATAGAAAAACGATTATGAAATTAGCCAAGCTAGCTTTTGAACAGCTGAAGCAAGAAAACATTGTGTTTTATGAGAAAGATCTGAAAAAATGTGGTATAAATATGGGTAAAGACACTGAGTTCACTGGAATGATTGCTGAGATCTTTAAGAAGGAAAATGGACTTTATGAGAGAAAGGTTTTCAGCTTTGTGCATCTGAGTGTTCAAGAGTTTCTCGCTGCAGTGCATGTGTTCATCTGTTACCTGAACAAGAACATGCGAGAGCTTCAGTTTTTCTTTAAAGATTCACAAACTACAGTCAGACAAAAGCGTAATTTCTTCTTTAGAAGTCAAATAGTCAAATTTCATGAGTTAACAAAGAGTGCCACTGATAAAGCAATGCAGAGTAAGAGAGGACATCTGGACCTGTTCCTGCGGTTTCTGATGGGAATTTCACTGGAGTCCAGTCAGAACCTGCTTGAAGGCCTGATCACACAAACTAAAGACACCACAGAGAGCATCAGACAAACAACTGAATACattaaacaattacaaaacaataatatcaCAGATGAAGCTGCAGTCAACCTATTCTACTGCTTACTTGAGCTCAAAGATCATTCATTATATGAGGAAATCCAGAGTTACATCAGTTCAGATAAACATACAGGAAGAGAACTCTCATCTTCAATGTGCACAGTGCTGACCTATGTACTGCTC